The Bacteroidota bacterium genome contains a region encoding:
- a CDS encoding 6-carboxytetrahydropterin synthase — protein MKRIRLTKAFNFEMAHALPGHDGPCRHIHGHSYELFVTIVGTPIQDKSSPKYGMLMDFKDIKQMVKDCIIDEFDHSLVLNREFVPNDFGKGNTLYGNLILVDYQPTTENLLIDFAGRIMKKLPTQIKLYSLKLRETLTSFAEWFAEENQ, from the coding sequence ATGAAACGTATCCGGTTAACCAAAGCCTTCAATTTTGAGATGGCACATGCCCTGCCTGGTCATGACGGCCCCTGCAGGCATATCCACGGACATTCGTATGAGCTGTTTGTGACCATCGTCGGAACACCCATTCAGGATAAAAGTTCCCCCAAGTATGGCATGCTGATGGACTTCAAGGACATCAAACAGATGGTCAAGGATTGCATTATCGATGAATTTGATCATAGCCTGGTTCTGAACAGGGAGTTTGTCCCTAACGATTTTGGAAAGGGAAACACCCTCTATGGCAACCTGATATTGGTTGATTATCAGCCAACAACAGAGAATCTACTGATAGACTTTGCCGGCAGGATCATGAAAAAATTGCCTACCCAGATAAAGCTTTACAGCCTTAAACTTCGTGAGACATTGACTTCATTTGCGGAGTGGTTTGCAGAGGAGAATCAGTAA
- a CDS encoding PKD domain-containing protein, which produces MKKLMLCMLILVSLAGTSLGRNMVLRSQEPLRDDSINCMNYFTYITNDNLTFSFTGHVYTTDPASYHWNFGDGTTADGQYVTHTFEQTGMTFYLVCLQTFIFTPAGDTCEFTSCQEVWVGNQTGCEAMFYYYPADSSLNDLTYQFVDQSWGNPATWNWDFGDGTFSSLQNPQHTYAISGIYQVCLTISDGTRMCQDTWCEEVYIGTPPPPSGCTSYFTYIVENEYSVTFTGVAYYNGNVVNANSYIWDFGDGTTGEGETVTHTFGPDPAGNEAYYVCLQTEIIDSLTGIACTAYYCEMIFLNNMLPCMAGFYYYPFDSVYSDFTYQFIDISSGDPESWLWDFGDGTTSDIQNPVHTFSSVGAYDVCLTINNPVDSCQDTYCQSVFIDTIISNCESYFLYYVDNLDVSFEGYPYTMFSLTWEWQFGDGTTGSCPFITHTYASEGTYTVVLITTDEAGCMYSSTQEIYVGTPVAYLLYGSVIVDNAYADQAMATLFRMDDPAGGLYIVDEQPVDSAGMYHFENVITGNYYILTELLPGSINYGSYLPTYYGDVIFWGDATMISLGEPQNPYNINMIPVTNFSPGPGSINGIISQELDFAALGSPASDIEIILISETGTAISYYYSEVDGTFDFSGLGFGVYQIYAEVPGKITIPLLVTLTENTPSVFVEIVISGQYVNVINGVNDPVSPVSSVGEIYPNPVTNESYLEMTFSKPATIEVIIVNQMGQTIDKYSMTSNKGIQRIPVNPAKLLKGIYLLKIADDAGNIWIRKFLK; this is translated from the coding sequence ATGAAAAAATTAATGTTATGTATGCTCATTCTGGTATCCTTGGCCGGAACGAGTCTCGGCCGGAATATGGTCCTGCGCTCACAGGAGCCTTTAAGAGACGACTCTATCAATTGTATGAATTATTTTACCTATATCACTAATGATAATCTGACATTTTCTTTTACAGGCCATGTCTACACCACTGATCCGGCATCCTATCACTGGAACTTTGGTGATGGTACGACAGCGGATGGTCAATATGTGACTCATACATTTGAACAGACCGGTATGACCTTCTACCTGGTATGCTTGCAAACCTTTATATTCACTCCGGCAGGTGATACATGTGAATTCACATCCTGCCAGGAGGTGTGGGTAGGGAATCAGACAGGCTGTGAAGCCATGTTTTATTATTATCCCGCCGACTCTTCCCTTAATGACCTGACTTATCAATTCGTTGACCAATCATGGGGAAATCCGGCAACATGGAACTGGGATTTCGGTGATGGGACATTCTCATCATTGCAGAATCCCCAGCATACATACGCAATATCAGGGATATATCAGGTTTGCCTTACAATTTCAGACGGTACCAGAATGTGCCAGGATACATGGTGCGAAGAGGTATATATCGGCACTCCGCCACCCCCTTCCGGATGTACGAGTTATTTCACTTATATAGTTGAAAATGAATATTCCGTAACTTTTACAGGTGTGGCTTATTACAATGGTAATGTTGTGAATGCCAATAGCTACATATGGGACTTTGGCGATGGTACTACCGGCGAGGGAGAGACCGTCACACATACATTTGGTCCGGATCCGGCAGGCAATGAAGCCTATTATGTTTGCCTTCAGACCGAAATAATTGATTCTCTCACCGGCATTGCATGCACTGCCTACTATTGTGAAATGATTTTCCTTAACAATATGCTCCCCTGCATGGCAGGATTTTATTATTACCCCTTTGATTCTGTCTATTCTGATTTTACTTACCAGTTTATCGACATCTCAAGTGGAGATCCTGAATCATGGCTATGGGATTTCGGTGATGGGACAACCTCTGACATTCAAAATCCTGTCCACACATTTTCATCTGTTGGCGCTTATGATGTATGCCTGACAATTAACAATCCTGTCGATTCATGCCAGGATACATACTGCCAGTCTGTTTTTATTGATACCATTATCAGCAATTGCGAAAGTTATTTTCTCTATTATGTTGATAATCTGGATGTCAGTTTTGAAGGATATCCCTACACCATGTTTTCACTGACCTGGGAATGGCAGTTTGGTGATGGAACAACAGGCTCATGTCCTTTTATTACTCATACTTATGCATCCGAAGGAACTTACACCGTTGTGCTGATCACCACCGATGAAGCCGGATGTATGTACTCATCAACTCAGGAGATTTATGTCGGAACGCCCGTCGCTTATCTATTATATGGTTCAGTCATTGTAGATAATGCTTATGCTGACCAGGCTATGGCTACCTTATTCCGTATGGATGACCCTGCCGGCGGATTGTATATTGTGGATGAACAACCTGTTGATTCGGCGGGCATGTATCATTTTGAAAACGTCATCACTGGTAATTATTATATCCTGACAGAGCTCTTGCCGGGATCAATCAATTACGGTTCATATTTGCCAACCTATTATGGAGATGTTATATTCTGGGGAGATGCTACCATGATTTCCCTGGGCGAACCTCAAAATCCATATAACATCAACATGATACCGGTCACTAATTTTTCACCGGGTCCGGGATCTATTAATGGAATCATCTCTCAAGAACTGGATTTTGCTGCTCTGGGATCACCTGCCAGCGATATTGAAATCATTTTGATCAGTGAAACAGGGACAGCCATTTCCTATTACTATTCTGAAGTGGATGGAACTTTTGATTTCTCCGGTTTGGGATTTGGTGTTTATCAGATTTATGCTGAAGTACCCGGGAAGATCACTATCCCGTTGCTTGTCACTCTTACCGAAAACACTCCCTCTGTTTTCGTTGAAATAGTAATATCCGGGCAATATGTAAATGTAATTAATGGAGTAAATGATCCTGTGTCACCGGTATCGTCTGTCGGGGAGATTTACCCCAATCCCGTAACAAATGAGTCTTATTTGGAGATGACATTCAGTAAACCTGCGACTATCGAAGTAATCATTGTGAATCAGATGGGACAAACCATTGACAAGTATTCCATGACCAGTAACAAGGGTATACAACGCATTCCGGTCAATCCCGCTAAATTATTAAAAGGCATTTATTTGCTTAAAATTGCTGATGATGCAGGTAACATTTGGATCCGAAAATTTCTGAAATAA
- a CDS encoding PKD domain-containing protein yields the protein MKTLLLKIILIILIPYLVPARNPSLISLNNGNDPSNPADSSACMANFMAFLDTNTIQPNSYHFYDLSTGFPNSWLWDFGDGTVSTDQNPVHQFSTSGDFTVCLTITSNNPAGYSCTDDNCMLISTPHYFDLGGFAFIGDLPINNPFPTGDTAIALLYRINNNQVIPVDSLVFCELGYYWFSRLPEGKYLVKVVMLPESVHYFNYLPVYFENSPTWTSASQIDLSDESIFNANVYFLPNEIVPGLGEIVGSVKFENSGPDKLEYSLSDVEVILFNQDGRPLQSAFTDENGHFRFTNLAFGTYRLSADVAGLYAKITSVYLTPNNPISNNTELRIYEHDTFGIGEYFNQPPFISGELYPDPVQDMVNININSEKNSLTHITIVNILGQLMAKKMITINPGTETLSIPVDNLEKGLYLLKIESGNHVIIIIKKFIKE from the coding sequence ATGAAAACCCTTCTGTTAAAAATAATTCTGATTATCCTGATACCTTATCTGGTACCTGCCCGGAATCCGTCTCTTATTAGTCTCAATAATGGAAACGATCCATCAAATCCTGCGGATTCATCAGCTTGCATGGCAAATTTTATGGCCTTCCTCGACACAAATACGATACAACCCAACTCTTATCATTTCTATGATTTGTCGACAGGTTTTCCAAATAGCTGGCTCTGGGATTTCGGCGATGGCACTGTGTCGACTGATCAAAATCCTGTACATCAGTTCAGTACATCAGGTGATTTTACTGTCTGCCTGACCATCACTTCAAATAATCCTGCAGGATACTCGTGTACAGATGATAACTGTATGCTTATCAGCACACCTCACTATTTTGACCTTGGCGGCTTTGCATTCATTGGAGACCTTCCCATTAATAATCCCTTTCCTACCGGCGACACTGCCATTGCTCTTCTTTACAGGATAAATAATAATCAGGTTATACCGGTCGATTCACTGGTTTTCTGTGAACTGGGATATTACTGGTTCTCGAGACTGCCGGAAGGGAAATATCTGGTCAAAGTCGTCATGCTGCCCGAGTCTGTTCATTATTTCAATTACCTGCCGGTTTATTTTGAAAATAGTCCGACATGGACATCCGCGTCGCAAATCGATCTATCAGACGAATCAATATTTAACGCCAATGTATATTTTTTACCAAATGAAATTGTACCCGGACTTGGAGAAATCGTGGGTTCTGTAAAATTTGAGAATTCCGGGCCCGACAAGCTGGAATATTCACTTTCGGATGTCGAAGTCATCTTATTTAATCAGGATGGACGACCGCTGCAATCAGCTTTTACAGATGAAAATGGCCATTTTCGCTTTACAAATCTGGCATTTGGTACTTACAGGCTATCAGCTGACGTAGCAGGTCTTTATGCGAAGATAACTTCCGTCTACCTGACACCTAACAATCCTATTTCCAATAATACAGAATTAAGGATATATGAACATGACACTTTTGGCATAGGGGAATACTTTAACCAGCCACCATTTATATCAGGAGAACTGTATCCTGATCCGGTGCAGGATATGGTGAACATCAACATTAACTCTGAAAAAAACAGCCTCACACATATAACCATTGTTAATATTCTTGGACAATTAATGGCAAAAAAAATGATCACCATTAATCCCGGAACTGAGACCTTATCTATACCCGTCGATAATCTTGAAAAAGGCCTCTATCTTTTAAAGATAGAATCTGGTAATCATGTGATTATTATAATAAAAAAATTCATCAAAGAATAA
- a CDS encoding outer membrane beta-barrel protein has translation MNTDNDRITELFKKSLDGIKIEPSPAVWKGIKGKYLKNLPGKLNLLHFPNLLAGLVVSSLGISLLATIFHIISPKENVNLTAPLQNPTQIISDTLITAISPSVTHGLKVHSIPGIPDIKSQPVTEPSKNQSTTEIHTEKTDPDSQVIKKLPEPQIKPIGTDQNKTNQFVIKAYPEKNYSDITSENASDINITASYETLPDLPKNLTKMPLATYILSFNYSPFISETHNYLNTPIRWKDDYGTRSSLELGIHVSPEITNYRQESTNSKAGYYLDLSATYHFSEFFLKGGIGMGISTDNGQYIINYERYDSIGYFYSVNYFTVTPGYPDSVVFSTTIQTIYDSVYHSDQASTPSRYSYIRIPVSLGFDFFTYRRLSLSLMAGPVFTILVNEHETPATLSDPQASLISIANQTPDRIKTSWQFAACLGISFQMTNKLRFSLEPTYTYFIQPVYDIPGTSLKNPFSLGCRAGLYIKF, from the coding sequence ATGAATACTGATAACGACAGAATTACCGAACTTTTTAAAAAAAGCCTGGATGGGATAAAAATCGAACCATCCCCTGCAGTCTGGAAAGGTATTAAGGGTAAATACCTGAAAAATCTGCCCGGAAAACTAAATTTGCTGCATTTTCCAAACCTTTTGGCTGGATTGGTGGTAAGCAGTCTAGGAATTTCTCTGCTCGCTACTATCTTCCACATTATCAGCCCAAAAGAAAATGTCAACCTGACTGCGCCACTGCAAAACCCAACCCAGATAATCAGTGATACCCTTATAACTGCTATTAGTCCATCTGTCACACACGGATTAAAAGTACATTCAATTCCCGGCATACCGGATATTAAATCACAGCCAGTCACTGAACCTTCAAAAAACCAAAGCACTACTGAGATACACACAGAAAAAACGGATCCAGACTCCCAGGTCATTAAAAAGTTGCCTGAACCCCAGATCAAACCTATCGGTACAGACCAGAATAAAACGAATCAATTTGTCATTAAAGCTTATCCGGAAAAAAATTACAGCGACATTACCTCCGAAAACGCTTCTGACATAAATATTACTGCATCCTATGAAACCCTCCCCGATCTGCCAAAAAACCTTACAAAAATGCCTCTCGCGACATACATCCTATCATTCAATTATTCACCGTTCATATCGGAAACACATAATTATCTCAACACACCAATAAGATGGAAGGACGACTATGGCACCCGGTCTTCTCTTGAACTGGGGATTCATGTTTCACCTGAAATCACAAACTACCGTCAGGAATCAACGAATTCCAAAGCAGGGTATTATCTTGATCTGAGCGCTACTTATCATTTCAGTGAATTTTTCCTCAAAGGAGGAATCGGAATGGGGATTTCAACCGATAATGGACAGTATATCATCAATTATGAGAGATATGACAGTATTGGATACTTTTACAGTGTAAACTACTTCACTGTAACACCGGGATACCCCGATTCAGTGGTTTTCAGCACAACTATCCAGACCATATACGACTCTGTTTATCATTCCGATCAGGCTTCGACCCCATCACGGTATTCATATATTCGTATTCCTGTATCTCTTGGTTTTGATTTCTTTACATATCGTCGTCTGAGCTTATCCCTGATGGCCGGTCCAGTTTTTACTATCCTGGTAAATGAGCATGAAACACCAGCGACTCTGTCAGATCCGCAGGCTTCGTTGATCAGCATTGCCAATCAGACACCCGACAGAATCAAAACAAGCTGGCAATTCGCTGCCTGCCTTGGTATCAGTTTTCAAATGACCAACAAACTTCGATTCAGCCTTGAACCGACTTATACTTACTTTATCCAGCCTGTTTACGATATCCCCGGCACGAGTCTGAAAAATCCTTTTAGTCTGGGCTGCAGGGCAGGATTGTATATTAAATTTTAA
- a CDS encoding RNA polymerase sigma factor, whose protein sequence is MAGNRQSHHVLYKKYASVMMGICMRYSRTSAEAEDILQDGFIKVFSYLKNYRHEGSFEGWIKRIMINTAINHYHQNLKFALHTDIDNIDEQQLIPVETDSSNETTYTLTQEEFMILIQELPDGYRVVFNLFAIEGYGHKEIADMLNISESTSKSQLFKAKKLLKNKICSRMNKLYKSSAR, encoded by the coding sequence ATGGCCGGCAACCGGCAGTCGCATCATGTGCTATACAAGAAATATGCATCGGTGATGATGGGTATTTGCATGCGGTATTCAAGGACCAGTGCTGAAGCAGAGGATATTTTACAGGATGGATTCATCAAGGTGTTTTCATATCTTAAAAACTACAGGCATGAAGGATCCTTTGAGGGCTGGATAAAACGGATCATGATAAACACGGCTATCAATCACTACCATCAAAACCTGAAATTCGCCCTGCACACGGATATTGATAACATCGACGAACAACAGCTCATTCCTGTTGAAACAGATTCATCAAACGAAACAACTTACACACTGACACAGGAGGAGTTCATGATTCTGATACAGGAATTGCCTGATGGCTACAGGGTGGTCTTTAACCTATTTGCTATTGAAGGATATGGACATAAGGAAATAGCCGATATGCTTAATATCTCGGAAAGTACATCCAAATCACAGTTATTCAAAGCAAAAAAACTTCTTAAAAATAAGATTTGCTCACGAATGAATAAACTTTATAAATCATCAGCAAGATGA
- a CDS encoding FKBP-type peptidyl-prolyl cis-trans isomerase, whose protein sequence is MKIRILLSLSLLSTALLIVSCSQVPNPDKIALKDRLDSVSYIIGLDYGKGLQGQQVEYNPVVMYKGLDDAAKGKSLIPDSIKLNIIAQINSEIEQKKLETFNNQVAQNKQNGQQFLEQNKSQQGVIVLPSGLQYKIVTQGAGKNKPIVSDSVVIHYRAMFTDGKLIDETYGRMPTSFRLTRVMKGLSEGIQLMNPGGIYEFYIPSDLGFGDKNFNDQNGNVVIPAGSSLVYRVELVNIIK, encoded by the coding sequence ATGAAAATAAGAATTTTATTGAGTTTGAGCCTTTTATCAACCGCTCTTTTGATTGTAAGTTGCAGTCAGGTGCCGAATCCTGACAAGATAGCCTTAAAAGACAGATTAGACTCTGTCAGCTATATCATTGGTTTAGATTACGGCAAAGGATTACAAGGCCAGCAGGTCGAGTATAATCCCGTGGTTATGTATAAAGGTTTGGATGATGCTGCCAAAGGAAAATCTTTAATTCCTGACTCCATTAAACTAAATATTATCGCCCAGATCAACAGTGAAATCGAACAGAAAAAACTGGAAACCTTCAATAACCAGGTAGCTCAAAATAAACAGAATGGTCAGCAGTTCCTCGAACAAAACAAGTCACAACAAGGAGTTATCGTATTGCCTTCGGGTTTGCAATATAAGATTGTAACCCAAGGTGCAGGAAAAAATAAACCTATCGTATCTGATAGCGTGGTTATTCATTACAGGGCCATGTTCACCGATGGTAAACTGATTGATGAAACCTATGGCCGAATGCCTACCAGCTTCCGTTTGACCAGGGTAATGAAAGGCCTGTCAGAAGGAATACAACTGATGAACCCAGGTGGTATATATGAGTTCTACATCCCATCAGACCTTGGATTTGGTGACAAGAACTTTAATGACCAGAACGGAAATGTCGTTATCCCTGCAGGATCTTCATTGGTTTACAGAGTCGAACTGGTCAATATCATTAAGTAA
- a CDS encoding agmatine deiminase family protein: MKRSLHFLPAFWYHLIRRRIPWIIASICIFILSTSISYSQEPQTPPKWKLMHYLSEEEMLLKWEPGRDFTPTDPPIGPVYNVAEFDQQQGVLVRYPFGIPVSLIAEMSEDVMVTTIVANSSQENTVRDLYTANGVNLDHCDFLIAPSESYWTRDYGPWFVIDGNYQFGIVDFVYNRPRPNDDDIPVKMADFLSINLFGMDLTTAGGNYMTDGYGNSASSDLIWEENQEYSHDQIAQLVEDYLGITTYSVLPDPLGEYIKHIDCWAKFLDVDKVLIGQVPQSDPHYEDYEYIAEYFTTHLSGWNKPYEVYRVYTPGSYPNTPYTNSLILNKKVFVPITGSQWDDEALAVYQDAMPGYEILGITADAGDEWLTTDAIHCRAIGIADQQMVWVKHIPLWGSLPEQTEFPVEADIIPMSGQPLNPDSVILFYKINDGDYTPVTMTTGDDTTYYGNIPGAEPGDEIAYYIHAVDQSGNSANNPYIGVPDPHIFHIQQNYEPDILVYPPDIQDTCISGTSLSKTFTIYNTGNLDLTFTIDHSTAIDEDFSYPVSNSPDGSTWNFNTYTELGWTELDISDEGTIGNWSMTFDWTTTGFPNGGSFQVESPSGTQAQISGSLNNGTYTKTVEAFNGESMQGIWKIWIQDSYGSGGHEASNLTMTITRTSQPPDWLIINTLSGTVTPGENQEISVTLDAGLLQDGMFPGEIFITSNDPDEPLVTIPVTLVVEPLPDVTVIPDSLIYINYEQMILGQTVKIHNYNDLAVIINNINNQGYNGFPWYIDPWTINLPYELAAGDSLDLTVKVPMPVDNFGYWLEDSLLIQTDASIHKAVLRIDSDLLSSIENHDNDMVLQSYPNPFDNLTTITFTLLKPARVTIEVHDLRGQIIKTLVNSYLCEGQQNITWDGKNNNGQHIPEGLYIVKLIAGEKAIIKKIVITK, encoded by the coding sequence ATGAAAAGATCATTGCATTTTTTACCTGCGTTTTGGTATCATCTTATCAGGAGAAGGATACCCTGGATCATCGCCTCCATATGTATCTTCATACTCTCCACATCGATTTCCTATTCCCAGGAGCCTCAGACTCCTCCGAAATGGAAATTGATGCACTATCTCAGCGAAGAGGAAATGTTACTCAAGTGGGAGCCTGGACGCGATTTCACGCCCACTGATCCCCCTATCGGTCCAGTTTATAATGTTGCTGAATTTGATCAACAGCAAGGAGTGCTGGTAAGATATCCCTTTGGCATTCCCGTATCGCTGATTGCCGAGATGTCGGAAGATGTCATGGTCACAACCATTGTGGCCAACTCTTCACAGGAAAATACAGTCAGGGATCTTTACACTGCTAATGGCGTCAATCTGGATCATTGTGATTTCTTAATCGCACCCTCTGAATCTTACTGGACAAGGGACTACGGTCCATGGTTTGTCATTGACGGAAATTATCAGTTTGGAATTGTGGACTTTGTTTATAACCGACCCAGGCCAAATGATGACGACATACCGGTAAAGATGGCCGATTTCCTGAGTATCAATCTTTTCGGAATGGATCTCACCACTGCCGGCGGAAATTATATGACCGACGGATATGGGAATTCTGCCTCTTCCGACCTGATATGGGAGGAAAACCAGGAATATTCGCACGATCAGATTGCTCAGCTTGTTGAAGATTATCTGGGTATCACTACCTACAGCGTCTTACCAGACCCGCTGGGAGAATATATCAAACACATTGACTGCTGGGCTAAATTCCTTGATGTGGATAAGGTGCTTATCGGGCAGGTGCCGCAGAGCGACCCACACTATGAAGATTATGAATATATCGCCGAATATTTTACTACCCATCTCAGTGGATGGAATAAACCTTACGAGGTTTACCGGGTTTATACTCCCGGCAGTTATCCGAATACACCTTATACCAATTCTCTGATACTCAATAAAAAAGTTTTTGTCCCCATCACCGGAAGCCAGTGGGATGATGAAGCTCTTGCCGTTTACCAGGACGCTATGCCTGGATATGAGATCTTGGGTATAACTGCCGATGCCGGCGATGAATGGCTGACGACAGATGCCATTCACTGCCGTGCCATCGGTATTGCCGACCAGCAAATGGTATGGGTTAAACATATACCCTTATGGGGATCTTTACCGGAACAAACAGAATTCCCTGTTGAGGCTGACATCATTCCCATGAGCGGCCAGCCCCTTAACCCTGATTCCGTTATCCTGTTTTATAAAATCAATGATGGAGATTACACTCCAGTGACAATGACAACCGGGGATGACACCACTTACTATGGTAATATTCCGGGGGCTGAACCCGGCGATGAAATAGCTTATTACATCCATGCTGTCGACCAATCCGGAAATAGCGCAAATAATCCTTATATTGGCGTCCCTGATCCGCATATATTCCATATCCAGCAAAACTATGAACCGGATATTCTCGTTTATCCCCCGGATATACAGGACACTTGCATCTCGGGCACTTCCCTGTCCAAAACGTTTACAATCTATAATACAGGTAACCTGGATCTGACTTTTACTATCGACCATTCAACAGCCATCGACGAGGACTTTTCTTATCCTGTCAGTAATAGCCCGGATGGCAGCACATGGAACTTCAACACCTATACTGAACTGGGATGGACTGAGTTAGACATATCGGATGAAGGGACTATTGGCAACTGGTCAATGACGTTTGACTGGACAACAACTGGCTTTCCCAATGGTGGTTCCTTCCAGGTCGAGTCACCATCAGGCACACAGGCACAAATATCTGGCAGCCTTAATAATGGTACCTATACCAAAACCGTCGAGGCCTTTAATGGCGAATCCATGCAAGGTATATGGAAAATATGGATACAGGATTCATACGGCAGCGGCGGTCATGAAGCATCAAACCTCACGATGACCATTACCCGTACCTCCCAACCACCCGACTGGCTGATTATCAACACTCTGTCAGGCACGGTCACTCCCGGTGAAAACCAGGAAATTTCAGTGACACTGGATGCCGGACTGCTGCAAGACGGAATGTTTCCGGGCGAAATCTTTATCACTTCAAATGATCCCGACGAACCTCTGGTCACTATTCCGGTGACACTGGTCGTTGAGCCTCTGCCCGATGTCACAGTGATTCCTGATTCCCTGATATATATTAACTATGAACAAATGATTCTCGGACAAACGGTTAAGATACATAATTACAATGACTTAGCTGTCATCATTAACAATATCAATAACCAGGGTTATAATGGTTTCCCGTGGTACATCGATCCCTGGACGATTAATTTACCCTATGAACTGGCTGCCGGTGATTCTCTTGATCTGACTGTTAAAGTACCTATGCCGGTTGACAACTTTGGTTACTGGCTGGAAGATTCATTACTTATTCAGACTGATGCTAGTATTCATAAAGCGGTATTACGAATTGACAGTGATCTTCTGTCGTCTATCGAAAATCATGATAATGACATGGTATTACAGAGTTATCCCAATCCATTTGATAATCTCACCACTATCACATTTACTCTGCTCAAACCTGCCAGGGTAACCATAGAAGTTCATGATCTTAGGGGTCAGATAATAAAAACACTGGTTAATTCATACTTATGTGAAGGTCAACAAAATATTACATGGGATGGAAAAAACAACAATGGTCAGCATATTCCGGAAGGACTTTATATCGTTAAGCTTATAGCCGGTGAAAAGGCAATTATTAAGAAAATAGTAATAACAAAATAA